A segment of the Acidobacteriota bacterium genome:
ACCACCGGCTGGAGGTGCGCCTCAAGGAGCCCGGCAAGTACAAGATCCGCCACCGCTTGGGGTATCAGGCCAAGGACTCCGACGACCGCATGAGCGACCGCACCCTCTCGGCGCTCCTTCTCAACGCCTCGGACAACCCCCTGGGCGTCGAGCTCGAACGCGCCGCCGGCAGCAAAGAGAGCGGCGACATCTACGCCGTCCCCATGCTGATCAAAATCCCCCTCGGCGAGCTCGCCCTGCTCCCGGACCAGGAATACCACCGCGGCCGCCTATCGGTCTTCATCGCCGTGCGCAATGAAAAAGGCGGCTCCTCCCCCGTCGCCCGCGTCCCCATGCCCATCGACATCCCCAACGACCAGATCAACCAGGCCCTCGGCCAATACGCCGCCTACGAATTCACCCTCCGCATGAAGGAAGGCTTCCAACGCGTCGCCGTCGGCGTCCGCGACGAGGTGGCCTCTGTGAGCTCGACGCTGCGGTTGAATTTTCGGGTGGGGGAGTAGGGGGGAAGCAGAGCGGGAGCGCCGGCGGCCCTGCTCCACATGACCTATTAGCCACTGCGGCCCCGACACCTGGGATAAGCAATTCCGGCTAGCTCAGCGCGAGCTTTGCAGATCGCAGTCTGGTGATACCCCAGGCACAGCCGGCAATCCAGCAGAATGAGATGCCCACGGTCGCTATGGATCGAGCCAACAAGAAGATGATCGGCGTGTCCGAATGAGCGGCACTTCCCACTGCAGCGACCTCAAGAATAAGAACGAGAATACCCCAGACGATTCCTACAGCCAGCAGCAGAATCGTCAGGTCAATACCCCATTGCTTCTTCTTGAGGATGCCTAAGGAGGCGACGACTCCGCTGACCCCAAACACGAACACCACTGCCCCAAACACCTCAACGTTAGAGAGCACCAAAGAGGCCACTCCAGAAGAGAGCCGCGAGCCCGCAGTTGGAATCGATTCAAACAGGAAGAGCAGCATGATTAGATTGATCATGCTGACGAGTGCCAGCAACGACGACATGAACAAGAGAAACCAAGCGAAGCTCCGAAGATAGTTCACGGCAGGCACCTCTCAGTCTCTAGCCCGAATGCTTGGAGGCGCTTCGGGGCTATTGCAGCAACTTTCGGTCTCTTTGATCAACGTAGATCCACCGCCCAGCGCGTAGCAGTTCAGCCCCAGGCCAAAAGTCGGGCTCAACGACCAGCTCCCCGTCCCTTTACCCTGTGAGACTTCAGTTACCGCGAAGCCAACGACAGGGGTCGCGGAACATCCCCGCAAAGAAAAACTGCCCTCCAAGGAGCTAGCCTCAGGATGCTGCTGTCCATCTTCGAGATCCCACGCTCCAAGCTCAAACGGTATTGCTATACCGAGACCAGCCCCAAAACCTCCTACGAGATAGTCACCAACCACCTTGCGATTCCCTACGCAAGCGCTCTCGCAATTCACATAAAAGACTCCGGCTGCAAGTAGGCCTCCCACCGACAACTCAAGAGTTGTGCAACTCCAGCTGACAAGGCCCAACTGATCGATCCGGACAATGGGGTTCGCTTCGACATAGGAATAGAGATTGCGACTGCCTTTCTTGCCCAAAGGATCTGCACTCAAGTAACGAGCGTCTGCCGTTTGGAACCAACGGTTGAGATTGTAGAAAACCTTTGCGCCCTCGTCTGCGGCCCCCCAAAGAGGATCATGCCACTGTCCCGGAAACCGCAAATCCACCCCCGCCCCACTCGCCCCAGAGTAGTCCGATCCAAACGGCTCAAAACCACCATCCCAAAGCACCGCCCCTCCCTCATCCGTCGCCAGCACCGGCGTCCCCAGGTGATCCACGCTCAGCCAAGCCACCTCGGCGCTCCCACCCACCGGCACATCCATCTGCGCCACCGGCCGGCCGGCAAAGTAGAAGTAGTAGCGCGTGCTCTCCTCCACCGGACCGGTGAAGTGATTGACGGCGTGGAGGACGCCTTCGGAGCTGTAGACGCTGCTGAGGCTCAGGTTGGTGGAACAATCAGCCGTGCCGGCACCAATGTCGGAGCCCACAGAGCTCGTCCAGCAGGAGCCGTCCCCGGCTTCGAAACCGTCGGTGAAGATCTCGCTCAGGGAGTCGGCCCGGGCGGAGGTCAGGAAGCTGCGGCCGTCGTAGAGGAAGTCGCTGGCAGCATCGCCGGCGGGGCGTTCCAGGCGGGCCAGCCGGCCGGCGGCGTCGGAGTGGAATGTGGTCTCGTTCGCAGGAGCG
Coding sequences within it:
- a CDS encoding RHS repeat-associated core domain-containing protein, encoding LEESTDARGIVTTRVLDELDRVTFVDYPDDSLDITYTYDDPLVPFSKGRLTAITRNGQAFDYRYDRFGRLTQDGALGYAYDANGNRSGVEYPGGVTAVSTFDYADRPESLTVQRSGEPDLLLAAGAYYAPSGPLKTLDLGNGLTESRSFTDRYFPSAITLAPTTPLTGAPIFQWTYTTDNVGNIEGIQDALTPANDKDYGYQDFQYYLTAGEGPWGDLAWTYDRIGNRLAETRDGVTDTYAYQPNGASGNTAILDTITLGVTGTKIYTYGPAGHLEQVSAPANETTFHSDAAGRLARLERPAGDAASDFLYDGRSFLTSARADSLSEIFTDGFEAGDGSCWTSSVGSDIGAGTADCSTNLSLSSVYSSEGVLHAVNHFTGPVEESTRYYFYFAGRPVAQMDVPVGGSAEVAWLSVDHLGTPVLATDEGGAVLWDGGFEPFGSDYSGASGAGVDLRFPGQWHDPLWGAADEGAKVFYNLNRWFQTADARYLSADPLGKKGSRNLYSYVEANPIVRIDQLGLVSWSCTTLELSVGGLLAAGVFYVNCESACVGNRKVVGDYLVGGFGAGLGIAIPFELGAWDLEDGQQHPEASSLEGSFSLRGCSATPVVGFAVTEVSQGKGTGSWSLSPTFGLGLNCYALGGGSTLIKETESCCNSPEAPPSIRARD